In Dehalococcoidia bacterium, one DNA window encodes the following:
- a CDS encoding flagellin gives MKNRLYRNQQGITGLETAIILIAFVVVAAVFAYSVLSAGLFASEKSSEAVYKGLEEVKSTIIVDGALVAYEGTGCVDRITFSVRLAQKGDPVDFTPNSGLTAGQNKVVISYLDKDQKHDDLTWTLTRLGACGPDYLLGNDEQFQITISGLEALLDPDLQENTDFSITMMPPQGASLTAERTTPPHIDSVMILQ, from the coding sequence ATGAAGAACAGACTATACAGGAACCAGCAGGGGATTACCGGCCTGGAGACGGCCATTATATTGATTGCTTTTGTGGTAGTGGCGGCAGTGTTCGCCTACTCCGTTCTTTCGGCCGGTCTGTTCGCCTCCGAGAAGAGCAGCGAAGCGGTCTATAAAGGACTGGAGGAAGTCAAGAGCACCATCATTGTCGATGGCGCCCTCGTTGCCTACGAAGGCACCGGATGTGTGGATCGGATCACCTTCTCAGTCAGGCTGGCCCAGAAAGGAGACCCGGTTGATTTCACTCCGAACTCAGGACTGACCGCGGGCCAGAACAAGGTGGTTATTTCTTACCTGGATAAAGACCAGAAGCATGATGATTTGACCTGGACGCTGACACGGCTGGGAGCATGTGGCCCGGACTACCTGCTGGGTAATGACGAGCAATTTCAGATCACCATCAGCGGCCTTGAGGCGCTTCTGGACCCGGACCTCCAGGAGAATACAGATTTCTCCATAACTATGATGCCACCCCAGGGAGCATCGCTGACCGCAGAAAGAACTACTCCGCCGCACATCGATTCGGTGATGATCCTTCAATAA